A DNA window from Coffea arabica cultivar ET-39 chromosome 6c, Coffea Arabica ET-39 HiFi, whole genome shotgun sequence contains the following coding sequences:
- the LOC140008737 gene encoding putative UDP-glucose flavonoid 3-O-glucosyltransferase 3: MGGFEHPQIAEMAAALERSGYRFLWLHGRQHQRNSVQSDLWNGVPIATWPVYAEQQSNAFQLVKDLELAMQLTLDYRFKNPHKLVPFNEIEKAIRCLMDDENPVRRRVKEIGKKAIEALMDGGSSFISLRRFIEDPLVAQK; this comes from the exons ATGGGAGGTTTTGAGCATCCCCAGATAGCAGAGATGGCAGCTGCTCTGGAGCGAAGTGGATATAGATTCTTATGGTTGCACGGGCGGCAGCACCAAAGGAATTCAGTGCAAAGCGA CTTGTGGAATGGTGTGCCAATTGCAACATGGCCTGTATACGCTGAACAACAATCTAATGCTTTTCAATTAGTaaaagatttggaattagcCATGCAGTTGACCTTAGACTACCGTTTTAAGAATCCTCATAAGCTTGTACCATTTAATGAGATAGAGAAGGCCATAAGGTGTTTGATGGACGATGAAAATCCTGTGCGAAGGAGAGTTAAGGAGATTGGAAAGAAGGCTATAGAAGCATTGATGGATGGTGGCTCTTCTTTCATTTCACTTAGACGTTTCATTGAAGATCCTTTGGTAGCGCAAAAATGA